A single window of Cataglyphis hispanica isolate Lineage 1 chromosome 2, ULB_Chis1_1.0, whole genome shotgun sequence DNA harbors:
- the LOC126858825 gene encoding tRNA-specific adenosine deaminase 2 → MDILSWMDVALQKAEESLKVGEVPVGCLFIYNNEIIATGNNTVNETCNATRHAEVNCIDQVLKFCKEKRVEYETVFRNLDVIVTVEPCIMCMSALLQLQVRSIIYGCANDRFGGCVSVLEVPKFYDSKVMIQGNVKREEAMRLLKDFYKGVNPNAPESKVKRKKETLLTENK, encoded by the coding sequence ATGGATATTTTGTCATGGATGGATGTTGCATTACAAAAAGCTGAGGAATCTTTAAAAGTTGGCGAAGTTCCAGTTggttgtttatttatatataataatgaaataattgcaaCTGGAAATAACACAGTGAATGAAACTTGTAATGCAACTCGTCATGCAGAGGTAAATTGCATTGACCAAGTTTTAAAGTTttgtaaagagaaacgtgTGGAATACGAAACAGTGTTTCGTAATCTAGATGTAATTGTCACGGTAGAACCATGCATAATGTGTATGTCGGCATTACTTCAACTACAAGTACGTAGTATTATATACGGGTGTGCGAATGATCGATTTGGCGGTTGCGTCAGTGTTCTCGAAGTACCGAAATTTTACGATTCAAAAGTAATGATACAAGGAAACGTTAAGAGAGAAGAGGCTATGAGATTGCTTAAAGACTTTTACAAGGGCGTAAATCCAAACGCGCCTGAGTCAAAagtcaaaagaaagaaagaaactttGTTAACAGAGAACAAATAA
- the LOC126858819 gene encoding U4/U6.U5 tri-snRNP-associated protein 2: protein MLKMASISGMQRKHKLVDIESDSDNEMGKNAKHAKTKSETPRLCPYLDTINRQFLDFDFEKLCSVSLSRINVYACLVCGKYFQGRGTNTHAYTHSVAESHHVFLNLHTLKFYCLPDNYEIVDSSLDDIKYVLYPTFDKAQIAQLDRSDKQSRAIDGSMYSPGIVGLNNIKANDYCNVILQALSHVTPLRDFFLRESNYSHVRRPPGDSSYLLVQRFGELMRKLWNPRNFKAHVSPHEMLQAVVLWSKKRFQFTEQGDPVDFLSWFLNALHLALNGTKKRDSSIIYKTFLGHMRIYTRKIPPLELEESQRSELLHTVEYGETVTESPFLYLTCDLPPPPLFKDQFTENIIPQVNLYTLLNKFNAITEKEYKTYKENFMKRFEITELPPYLILYIKRFTKNTFFVEKNPTIVNFPVKNVDFGDILTPEIKAKHPYTTYDLVANIVHDGEPGQGTYRVHILHRATGQWYEMQDLHVTQILPQMITLTEAYIQIYELRKDMHMENGDNKTKQT, encoded by the exons ATGTTAAAAATGGCGTCTATTTCTGGTATGcaaagaaaacataaattgGTTGACATCGAAAGCGATTCGGATAATGAAATGGGAA AGAATGCAAAACATGCAAAAACAAAATCAGAAACACCACGATTGTGTCCATACTTGGATACAATTAATCgacaatttttagattttgattttgaaaaattatgttctGTATCGTTATCAAGAATCAATGTATATGCCTGTCTAGTTTGTGGCAAGTATTTCCAAGGAAGAGGGACTAACACCCATGCTTATACACATAGTGTAGCAGAGAGTCATCATGTGTTTCTTAATCTGCAtacattaaagttttattgctTACCAGATAATTACGAAATTGTGG attcatCATTGGAtgacattaaatatgtattatatccaACTTTTGATAAAGCACAAATAGCCCAATTAGATAGAAGTGACAAACAGAGTAGAGCAATTGATGGCTCTATGTATTCACCAGGCATAGTGggattgaataatataaaagcaaatgatTATTGCAATGTCATTTtacaa GCACTTTCACATGTTACACCtttgagagatttttttttaagagaatctAATTATTCTCATGTAAGAAGACCACCTGGTGATTCATCTTATCTTTTGGTACAAAGATTTGGAGAACTTATGCGCAAATTGTGGAATCCACGTAATTTTAAAGCACATGTGAGTCCTCATGAGATGCTGCAAGCTGTAGTTTTATggagtaaaaaaagatttcaattcACAGAACAAG GTGATCCGGTGGACTTTTTATCATGGTTCTTAAATGCTCTGCATTTGGCACTAAATGGTACTAAAAAGCGTGATTCaagtatcatttataaaacattcttAGGGCATATGCGGATATATACGCGGAAAATACCGCCATTAGAATTAGAAGAGAGCCAAAGAAGTGAACTGCTGCACACAGTAGAGTATGGCGAAACTGTGACAGAAAGTCCGTTTTTATATCTTACTTGCGATCTTCCGCCACCTCCATTATTCAAAGATCAATTCACGGAGAACATTATTCCACAA gtaaatttatacacactgttaaataaatttaatgccataactgaaaaagaatataagacTTATAAGgaaaatttcatgaaaagaTTCGAGATTACTGAACTGCCACCTTatcttatactttatataaag agatttacgaaaaatacattttttgtcgaaaaaaatccaacaattgtaaattttccTGTTAa AAATGTTGATTTTGGAGATATTTTAACACCAGAAATAAAGGCGAAGCATCCATATACAACATATGATCTAGTGGCCAATATAGTACACGACGGTGAACCTGGTCAAGGAACATATCGAGTCCATATTTTGCATAGAGCCACTGGTCAGTGGTATGAGATGCAAGATTTACATGTCACTCAAATTTTGCCCCAAATGATTACTCTCACGGAAGCATATATACAG ATTTATGAATTAAGGAAAGACATGCACATGGAAAATGGTGACAATAAAACCAAGCAAACatga
- the LOC126858829 gene encoding probable tubulin polyglutamylase ttll-15 has protein sequence MSDDKGHDRKESEKKIRYIIRRQIMSLKMKTVLRIILSFVAGPLILYGISFIYQTYSRHLFERPVTINEDQPKFWIYAKSNDTNYLKHVYAVLQRLGFQESKNESDWDLLWAHDYPFRVLSMKLSRLREHQRINHFPGCGYITNKVDLSTSRGGQYIPAAFKIPEDQQAFLDYAKSNPTKLFVQKSNDHRGIRIRGNDDANFTDGTFVQEFIERPFLVDGYKFDIGVYVVITSVDPLRLYVYKGDVLFRFCPVKYYPFDPEILDKYVVGDDYLPIWNVPSLKRYYTEFGFSMKDSFDAYVKEREKNPTKMWERVYDAIREVVLMKEMQIREVSKRFGNGRNFFELVRFDLALDEDLNVYMMEANMSPNLSSAHYPPNQLLYEQVIFNTFALVGIGKRIRRRSLKIRNKAEEEMEIANKNIVVLPELCKECKDCFHIECQLCRPCYTLETKLILSQSYLEHQNQMDFQRIFPPPITKGMVLQNYTLRNQLLIRWYQGKCELDKTWCS, from the exons aTGTCAGACGACAAAGGACACGATAGAAAAGAGAGCGAAAAG AAAATTCGATACATTATAAGAAGACAAATCATGAGTTTGAAGATGAAGACAGTTCTAAGGATTATTCTATCTTTCGTAGCGGGCCCGTTGATCCTTTACggtatatcttttatttatcaaacataCTCAAGACATCTATTTGAACGACCAGTAACAATAAACGAGGATCAACCTAAATTCTGGATCTACGCCAAAAGCAACGATACCAATTACTTGAAGCACGTATACGCGGTGCTCCAACGGCTCGGTTTTCAAGAGAGCAAAAATGAATCTGATTGGGACCTACTGTGGGCCCACGATTATCCGTTTCGCGTACTGTCGATGAAATTAAGTAGACTGCGGGAGCATCAGCGAATCAACCATTTCCCCGGTTGCGGCTACATCACGAACAAGGTAGATCTGTCGACATCACGCGGCGGACAATATATACCAGCGGCGTTCAAGATACCTGAGGACCAGCAAGCTTTCCTTGACTATGCCAAGTCAAATCCCACGAAGCTGTTCGTACAGAAATCGAATGATCATCGGGGCATCCGTATTCGCGGCAACGATGACGCAAACTTCACTGATGGCACCTTCGTCCAAGAGTTTATCGAACGACCATTCCTCGTGGATGGCTACAAGTTTGATATTGGCGTGTACGTTGTCATCACATCGGTAGATCCGTTGCGGCTATATGTCTACAAAGGCGACGTATTGTTCCGCTTCTGTCCGGTGAAATATTATCCTTTCGATCCAGAAATCCTAGACAAGTACGTGGTGGGAGATGATTATTTACCGATTTGGAACGTGCCATCTTTAAAGAGATACTACACTGAGTTCGGGTTCTCGATGAAAGATTCATTCGACGCGTACGTCAAAGAACGCGAAAAGAATCCGACCAAGATGTGGGAGCGAGTATATGACGCTATCCGGGAAGTCGTGCTGATGAAGGAGATGCAAATCAGAGAAGTTTCTAAACGCTTCGGCAATGGCAGGAATTTCTTCGAGCTCGTGAGATTCGATCTGGCTCTCGATGAGGATCTGAATGTCTACATGATGGAAGCGAATATGTCGCCGAATCTGTCTTCCGCGCATTATCCACCGAATCAATTGCTTTATGAGCAAGTCATATTCAATACATTTGCGCTAGTCGGCATCGGCAAGAGAATCAGAAGAAGATCCTTAAAGATTAG aaataaaGCAGAAGAAGAAATGGAGAtagcaaataaaaacattgtaGTGCTACCAGAGCTCTGCAAGGAATGCAAGGACTGCTTTCATATAGAGTGTCAATTGTGTAGGCCTTGTTATACATTGGAaacaaaacttattttatcgcAAAGTTATCTTGAACATCAGAATCAGATggattttcaaagaattttccCGCCTCCGATT ACAAAGGGCATGGTGCTGCAAAACTACACACTGAGAAATCAATTACTCATCAGATGGTACCAAGGAAAATGCGAATTGGATAAAACATGGTGCAGTTGa
- the LOC126858822 gene encoding single-strand selective monofunctional uracil DNA glycosylase yields MPRAKRSRVKSDDSPGPKKLKQSGSDTLDYMTQIQTTLGIKQSTEENGDGIEHSSTVLISTSNIEKNKDAIEHIPLVLESVSDKLLSIEQELCTKLKDVTFPSMIQYIYNPLEYASETHAMYVHKYCTGKKKVLFVGMNPGPWGMSQTGVPFGEISMVRNWLKIFGPVGSPLKEHPDRKVTGFQCTRSEISGLRLWGLFRDLCGSPENFFRYAYMHNYCPLAFMDAKARNITPAELKGEGQKILHEACDKSLIDIIQLLKVEIIVGIGNYAEKRAQIAVQTGGLSHVQVMVLRHPSPRAVGNQNWNETAMKRLDELGLLKFFEKASTIV; encoded by the exons ATGCCTCGTGCAAAGAGAAGCAGAGTAAAAAGCGATGATTCACCAGGTCCAAAAAAGCTTAAACAATCAGGTTCAGATACCTTAGATTACATGACACAAATACAAACAACTTTGGGTATAAAACAAAGTACAGAGGAAAATGGAGATGGAATTGAACATTCATCTACAGTGCTTATATCCACttcaaatatagaaaaaaataaagatgctATTGAACACATACCTTTGGTGCTTGAATCAGtttctgataaattattatcaattgaaCAAGAACTTTGTACTAAATTAAAAGACGTTACTTTTCCGTCaatgatacaatatatttacaatccgCTTGAGTATGCATCTGAAACACATGCCATGTATGTACATAAGTATTGCActggcaaaaaaaaagttttatttgttGGCATGAATCCTGGACCATGGGGCATGTCTCAAACTGGTGTGCCATTTGGAGAAATAAGCATGGTGCGCAATTGGCTCAAAATTTTTGGTCCCGTTGGAAGTCCATTAAAAGAACATCCTGATCGAAAAGTCACAGGATTCCAATGTACACGTAGTGAGATTAGTGGGCTAAGATTGTGGGGCCTCTTTCGAGATTTGTGTGGAAGTCCAGAAAACTTTTTTCGATATGCATACATGCACAATTATTGCCCACTTGCATTTATGGATGCCAAAGCTCGAAACATCACACCAGCAGAATTAAAg GGAGAaggacaaaaaattttacatgaggCATGCGACAAATCCTTGATAGATATAATACAACTCTTGAAAGTAGAGATTATCGTTGGTATTGGAAATTATGCCGAAAAAAGAGCACAGATTGCCGTCCAGACAGGAGGTCTTTCTCATGTAcag gTAATGGTTCTGCGACATCCCAGTCCAAGAGCTGTAGGTAATCAAAATTGGAATGAAACAGCTATGAAACGGTTGGATGAGTTGGGATTGctcaaattttttgaaaaagcaaGTACCAttgtttaa